In one window of Candidatus Omnitrophota bacterium DNA:
- the lpxB gene encoding lipid-A-disaccharide synthase, producing the protein MTHPAKHIFIIAGEASGDIHAAHLVAALKALSPDIRASGLGGRTMKDGGVELFEDLTRFAVVGFVEVLKHYGEFRRIFDDFLRKAEKVRPDCVILVDYPGFNLRMARELKKRGIPVVYYISPQVWAWKENRVRLMKEFTDLILVLFRFEKDFYAKHGVPVEWVGHPLIDQLPRPRAEVNRASPVFGLLPGSRHKEVQNLLPPMLKAARLIRDQIPSAKFTVLKAGTIPQKMIEDLVLDLPFKVDIVRENVHDALNRCDACLVASGTATLETAVLNKPMIVVYRTAVLTWVLARLLIKIPCIGLVNVVAGEKIVPECIQFQATGPAIARELLALWNDETRFKTIKSRLEDVRASLGPPGASARAAQAVLKLLSGNGQR; encoded by the coding sequence GTGACCCATCCAGCCAAACATATTTTCATCATCGCCGGAGAAGCGTCCGGCGACATCCACGCGGCGCACCTCGTCGCCGCCCTCAAGGCTCTCTCCCCGGACATCCGGGCTTCAGGGCTCGGGGGTCGGACCATGAAGGACGGCGGGGTGGAGCTCTTTGAGGACCTGACGCGTTTTGCCGTGGTGGGGTTCGTGGAAGTCCTGAAGCATTACGGCGAGTTCCGCCGGATCTTCGACGATTTCCTGCGGAAGGCCGAGAAGGTCCGGCCGGACTGCGTCATCCTGGTGGATTATCCGGGGTTCAATCTCCGGATGGCACGCGAGCTGAAAAAACGCGGGATCCCCGTCGTTTATTACATCAGCCCCCAGGTCTGGGCCTGGAAGGAAAACCGCGTGCGGCTGATGAAAGAATTCACCGATCTCATCCTTGTCCTGTTCCGGTTCGAAAAGGATTTTTACGCGAAACACGGGGTCCCCGTGGAATGGGTCGGGCATCCGCTCATCGATCAGCTTCCCCGGCCGCGCGCCGAGGTCAACCGGGCGTCGCCGGTCTTCGGCCTGCTCCCGGGCTCGCGCCACAAAGAGGTCCAGAACCTGCTCCCTCCCATGCTGAAGGCCGCGCGCCTTATCCGCGATCAGATCCCGTCGGCAAAATTCACCGTGCTCAAGGCCGGGACCATCCCTCAAAAAATGATCGAAGACCTTGTCCTTGATCTCCCTTTCAAGGTGGACATCGTCCGGGAGAACGTGCATGACGCCCTGAACCGGTGCGACGCGTGCCTGGTGGCGTCCGGTACCGCGACCCTGGAAACGGCCGTGCTCAACAAACCCATGATCGTCGTCTACCGGACGGCTGTCCTGACCTGGGTCCTGGCGCGCCTTCTCATCAAAATTCCCTGCATCGGATTGGTGAACGTCGTGGCGGGAGAAAAAATTGTTCCGGAATGCATCCAATTCCAGGCCACGGGGCCGGCCATCGCCCGCGAACTGCTGGCGCTGTGGAATGACGAGACCCGGTTTAAAACAATCAAATCACGGCTGGAAGACGTCCGGGCCTCCCTGGGCCCGCCCGGCGCGAGCGCGCGGGCCGCGCAGGCCGTCCTGAAACTTTTGTCCGGGAACGGTCAGCGGTAA
- a CDS encoding VWA domain-containing protein encodes MRFEQPEFLHGLWLAALAGLFLFWALKRKQKILQRFAQPHLAEHLAASWDLAQETRKILLLCGALALGVIAAARPQWGFELQEVKRQGIDILLAIDVSKSMLTEDVKPNRLERTKLAVKDLIKKLKGDRIGLIGFAGDAFLFCPLTVDYGGFLLSLEDLDVTSVPRGGTNLSQAMSEALKEYENVPAKYKAVVIVTDGENLEGDPLAMARRAKEKGIKVYCVGIGTKEGDLVRVQDMVGGHEFLKDENGNFVKSRLNEDLLQKVALATGGMYVRASGAQFGLDMIYDRELAKMERRDLETRVEKKYFDRFQVPLALALVLLVWETCLVPRKAKFI; translated from the coding sequence ATGCGTTTTGAACAACCGGAATTTCTTCATGGCTTATGGCTGGCGGCGCTGGCGGGGCTATTCCTTTTTTGGGCGCTGAAACGCAAGCAGAAAATTCTGCAACGTTTTGCCCAGCCGCATCTGGCCGAGCATCTGGCCGCGAGCTGGGACCTCGCGCAGGAAACGCGGAAGATCCTTTTGCTCTGCGGCGCCCTGGCTCTGGGCGTGATCGCGGCGGCCCGGCCGCAATGGGGCTTTGAATTGCAGGAAGTGAAACGGCAGGGGATTGACATCCTTTTGGCGATCGACGTCTCAAAAAGCATGCTGACGGAAGACGTCAAGCCTAACCGCCTGGAGCGGACGAAACTGGCGGTCAAGGACCTGATCAAAAAACTCAAGGGCGACAGGATCGGCCTGATCGGGTTCGCCGGCGACGCGTTTTTGTTCTGCCCGCTCACCGTGGATTACGGCGGATTTTTGCTCAGCCTGGAGGACCTGGACGTGACCTCGGTGCCCCGGGGAGGCACCAACCTGTCCCAGGCCATGTCGGAGGCCCTGAAAGAATATGAAAACGTCCCGGCCAAATACAAGGCGGTGGTGATCGTGACCGATGGGGAGAACCTGGAGGGTGATCCCCTGGCCATGGCCCGGCGGGCCAAAGAGAAAGGCATCAAAGTTTATTGTGTGGGGATCGGCACCAAAGAGGGCGATCTGGTCCGGGTCCAGGACATGGTCGGCGGGCATGAATTCCTGAAAGATGAGAACGGCAATTTCGTCAAGTCCCGGCTCAACGAAGATCTTTTGCAGAAGGTCGCCCTGGCCACCGGCGGGATGTATGTCCGGGCCAGCGGGGCCCAGTTCGGCCTGGATATGATCTATGACCGGGAACTGGCGAAGATGGAGCGCCGTGACCTGGAGACCCGTGTGGAGAAAAAATACTTTGACCGGTTCCAGGTTCCGCTGGCCCTGGCCCTGGTCCTCCTGGTTTGGGAGACATGCCTTGTCCCCAGAAAGGCAAAGTTCATATGA
- a CDS encoding ABC transporter ATP-binding protein — protein sequence MKNYLKLLRFLKGHKLIFSGAVLAMLVSSVFEGIQLSLLVPLTDRIFTQKPIVLPSGKMPSFVVDMVNYLNSMDPDTMFALTPIVVLLLLLIKHVFVYFYQYLMNDVSQRVMRDVRQQLYAKIQSLSLDYFSEKRTGELMSRITNDVSAIENAVSYGVTDLFRQTFMIAMYIAIAFSLYFKAALIIFFVFPFIGYPISLIGRRLRKLSKQSQERMADINSIILETISGIKVVKAFCTEDYERGRFRGKNHDFYKLKMKSVRRLLWLAPITEIFGAVCGVLLILWLGKEVMAQQMSFGVFVLFFGSIMSIISPIKKLGNVNALTQQALAANDRIYEILDQKPSVEEAAGARALPPITRGIEFRGVSFQYEDRSGQVLKDINLEIKVGELVAIVGPTGTGKTTLVNLIPRFYDPSRGEVRIDGMNLREVSFPSLRRQIGIVAQETFLFNDTVGANIAYGYSDASKTEIEAAAHKAYAHHFIDAMPNGYDTVIGDRGFRLSGGEKQRIAIARAILKNPPILILDEATSQLDSESEKYVQRALDELMEGRTVIAIAHRLSTVVNADKIVVLEQGRVVGLGRHDNLLKTCPLYQRLYETQFMVT from the coding sequence ATGAAAAACTATTTAAAGCTCCTCAGGTTTCTCAAAGGCCACAAGCTGATCTTTTCTGGCGCGGTCCTGGCCATGCTGGTCTCCAGCGTTTTTGAAGGCATCCAGCTGTCCCTGCTCGTCCCCCTGACAGACCGCATTTTCACGCAAAAACCCATCGTCCTGCCCTCCGGCAAGATGCCGTCTTTTGTCGTGGACATGGTGAATTATCTTAACAGCATGGACCCCGATACGATGTTCGCCCTGACGCCGATCGTGGTTCTTCTCCTTTTGCTGATCAAACACGTGTTTGTGTATTTTTATCAGTATCTGATGAACGATGTTTCCCAGAGGGTGATGCGCGACGTGCGCCAGCAGTTGTATGCCAAGATCCAGTCGCTGTCCCTGGATTATTTCAGCGAGAAACGGACCGGGGAGTTGATGTCCAGGATCACCAACGACGTGTCCGCCATCGAGAACGCGGTGTCATACGGCGTGACCGACCTTTTCCGCCAGACGTTCATGATCGCGATGTACATCGCGATCGCGTTTTCCCTGTATTTCAAGGCCGCCCTGATCATCTTTTTTGTGTTTCCGTTTATCGGCTATCCGATCAGCCTGATCGGCAGGCGCCTGCGCAAGCTGTCCAAGCAGTCCCAGGAACGGATGGCGGACATCAATTCCATCATCCTGGAAACGATCTCCGGCATCAAGGTGGTCAAGGCCTTTTGCACGGAAGATTACGAGCGCGGCCGCTTCCGGGGCAAGAACCACGATTTTTATAAACTCAAGATGAAATCGGTGCGCCGCCTGCTCTGGCTCGCGCCGATCACGGAAATTTTTGGGGCTGTCTGCGGGGTCCTTTTGATCCTTTGGCTCGGCAAGGAGGTCATGGCCCAGCAGATGTCGTTCGGCGTGTTCGTCCTGTTTTTCGGGTCCATCATGTCCATCATCAGCCCGATCAAGAAACTGGGCAACGTCAACGCCCTGACCCAGCAGGCCCTGGCCGCCAATGACCGCATTTACGAGATCCTGGACCAGAAGCCGTCGGTGGAGGAAGCCGCCGGCGCCCGGGCCCTGCCGCCGATCACGCGCGGGATCGAGTTCCGCGGCGTGTCGTTCCAGTATGAGGACCGGTCGGGACAGGTCCTGAAAGACATCAACCTTGAGATCAAAGTCGGGGAGCTGGTCGCCATTGTCGGTCCGACCGGGACGGGGAAGACGACCCTGGTCAACCTGATCCCGCGGTTCTACGATCCGTCCCGCGGCGAGGTGCGGATCGACGGGATGAACCTGAGAGAGGTCTCGTTCCCGTCCCTGCGGCGGCAGATCGGCATCGTGGCCCAGGAGACGTTTTTGTTCAATGACACGGTCGGCGCCAATATCGCCTACGGGTATTCCGATGCCAGCAAGACGGAAATCGAGGCGGCGGCGCACAAGGCCTATGCCCACCATTTCATCGATGCCATGCCGAACGGTTACGACACGGTGATCGGCGACAGGGGGTTCCGGCTGTCGGGCGGGGAGAAACAGCGTATCGCCATCGCGCGGGCCATTCTGAAAAACCCGCCGATCCTGATCCTGGACGAAGCCACGTCCCAGCTGGATTCCGAATCGGAAAAATACGTTCAAAGGGCCCTGGATGAGCTGATGGAGGGACGCACCGTCATCGCCATCGCCCACCGCCTTTCCACGGTGGTGAACGCGGACAAGATCGTCGTCCTTGAGCAGGGCCGGGTGGTCGGCCTGGGCCGGCACGACAACCTCCTGAAGACCTGTCCGCTTTATCAGCGGCTGTATGAAACCCAGTTTATGGTTACGTGA
- the rpsB gene encoding 30S ribosomal protein S2 codes for MTEELLKTLLECGVHFGHQTRRWNPKMKRFIFGERSGIYIIDLEKTIEHLNIARDFVRGVAAKGGTVLFVGTKKQAQDVIAAEAKRCEMHFINNRWMGGLLTNYQTIRKSLEKLVSIEKLEADGVLLNLTKKEVAKINKERDKLLRDLGGIREMKTLPQVIFIVDSKKEEIAVLEANRLKIPVIGLIDTNCDPDLIQYPVPGNDDALKSIRQITVMIADSVLEGRREFMTAEAIKSKDAVPAAKGAAPQEGPSDATAKQDEPNGVVR; via the coding sequence ATGACAGAAGAACTGTTGAAGACGTTGTTGGAATGCGGGGTCCATTTCGGACACCAGACCAGGCGCTGGAATCCCAAGATGAAAAGGTTCATCTTCGGCGAGCGCAGCGGCATCTACATCATCGACCTCGAAAAGACCATCGAGCATCTCAACATCGCCCGGGATTTCGTCCGGGGGGTGGCCGCCAAGGGCGGGACGGTCCTGTTCGTCGGGACCAAGAAACAGGCCCAGGACGTGATCGCCGCGGAAGCCAAGCGCTGCGAGATGCACTTCATCAACAACCGCTGGATGGGCGGTCTCCTCACGAATTACCAGACAATCCGAAAATCCCTGGAAAAACTTGTCAGCATTGAAAAATTGGAAGCCGACGGGGTCCTTCTGAACCTGACCAAGAAAGAAGTGGCCAAGATCAACAAAGAGCGGGATAAGCTGCTTCGCGATCTCGGAGGGATCCGGGAAATGAAGACGTTGCCCCAGGTCATCTTCATCGTGGATTCTAAAAAAGAAGAGATCGCGGTCCTGGAAGCGAACCGCCTGAAGATCCCCGTGATCGGGCTCATTGACACTAACTGCGACCCGGATTTGATCCAGTATCCGGTCCCGGGCAACGACGACGCCCTCAAGTCGATCCGGCAGATCACCGTGATGATCGCGGACAGCGTTCTGGAAGGCCGCAGGGAATTCATGACGGCCGAGGCCATCAAGTCCAAGGACGCCGTCCCGGCCGCCAAGGGCGCGGCGCCGCAAGAGGGTCCGTCCGATGCCACCGCGAAACAGGACGAGCCCAACGGCGTTGTTAGGTAG
- a CDS encoding tetratricopeptide repeat protein produces MRPCVFLMAALLFFSAQTAGASQTSKYVEQGNAYYRNGEYVSSRASYEKALRKDENAPLVNFNLGTAYYKLGDYPKAAGHLQKSLLADDPGLRQKTHYNLGNARYKEGVMKAGQDRKFAIKTLEDSLRHYERAMDLDQQDADAKYNHDLVKRELDRLKKEEERKQEFPKYPLKMPGMGKNDKVPFSSAMNSAKSNPQPFGKGKEQMEDSLHDGESPDQESDPDGRQQDPQENKEQAAGDEQPRGAPEQQTSPDAEPYGASQKSGEDQAGDYQRAQAPPEQGTSAMTAPDEGQGGEYSRKHAERLVDHYQQNQEPRGLLNFVRGKGRKIPVLKDW; encoded by the coding sequence ATGAGGCCCTGCGTTTTCTTGATGGCGGCTTTGCTCTTTTTCTCAGCACAGACAGCCGGCGCTTCCCAGACGTCAAAATATGTGGAACAGGGCAATGCGTATTACCGGAACGGGGAATACGTGTCGTCCCGGGCGAGTTATGAAAAGGCCCTGCGAAAGGACGAGAATGCGCCGCTGGTGAATTTTAATCTGGGCACGGCTTATTACAAGCTGGGGGATTATCCCAAGGCCGCCGGGCATTTGCAAAAATCGCTGTTGGCCGATGATCCCGGGCTTCGCCAGAAGACGCACTATAATCTCGGGAACGCCCGGTATAAAGAAGGCGTGATGAAAGCCGGCCAGGACCGCAAATTTGCGATCAAGACGCTCGAAGATTCCCTGCGCCATTACGAGAGGGCCATGGACTTGGACCAGCAGGACGCCGACGCAAAATACAATCATGACCTGGTGAAAAGAGAGCTGGACCGTTTGAAAAAAGAGGAGGAACGAAAGCAGGAATTCCCGAAGTATCCTCTCAAAATGCCGGGGATGGGGAAGAATGACAAGGTCCCCTTTTCCAGCGCCATGAACAGCGCGAAATCGAATCCCCAGCCGTTCGGGAAGGGCAAGGAGCAGATGGAAGATTCTCTGCATGACGGCGAGAGCCCTGACCAGGAATCTGACCCCGACGGTCGTCAGCAGGATCCGCAGGAAAATAAAGAGCAGGCCGCCGGGGATGAACAGCCGCGGGGCGCGCCGGAACAGCAAACGTCCCCGGATGCCGAGCCCTATGGGGCTTCGCAAAAATCCGGAGAGGACCAGGCCGGAGACTATCAGAGGGCTCAGGCCCCGCCGGAACAGGGGACATCGGCCATGACCGCCCCGGACGAAGGCCAGGGGGGAGAATATTCCCGCAAACATGCCGAGCGGCTTGTGGATCATTATCAGCAGAACCAGGAGCCGCGCGGCCTGCTGAATTTCGTCCGCGGCAAAGGACGAAAAATTCCTGTTCTCAAAGACTGGTAG
- a CDS encoding Gfo/Idh/MocA family oxidoreductase yields MKKLNVGIIGIGHLGARHLKVYSELGSLVNIAGVCDIKAERTQKLAEHYKVPFFENYRDLASRVDAVNICVPTSLHHEIAKFFLAQGVPAFVEKPITTTVEQADELIALAERKNLKLQVGHVERFNSAYLAIKHFTKNPLFIECHRLNNFPNRSLDIGVVLDLMIHDIDIVLGLNACGVKDFHAVGVNVLTNQEDIASVRILMENGCVCNLTASRVSEEVMRKIRIFLPEAYISLDYVKQEAFIYKKHQQMIFKHALPIEKEEPLKKELESFIECVRDDKPPVVSGVEGRQALKVAIDICQMIINARQKVFAEK; encoded by the coding sequence ATGAAAAAGCTGAACGTCGGCATCATCGGGATCGGGCACCTGGGCGCGCGCCACCTCAAAGTTTACAGCGAGCTTGGCTCCCTGGTGAACATCGCCGGGGTCTGCGACATCAAGGCGGAGCGGACCCAGAAGCTGGCCGAACACTACAAAGTTCCCTTTTTTGAGAACTACCGCGACCTGGCCAGCCGGGTGGACGCGGTGAACATCTGCGTGCCCACCTCCCTGCACCACGAAATCGCCAAGTTTTTTCTGGCTCAGGGTGTTCCCGCCTTTGTGGAAAAGCCCATCACCACGACCGTAGAGCAGGCCGATGAACTCATCGCGCTGGCCGAACGGAAAAATCTCAAGCTCCAGGTCGGGCACGTTGAAAGGTTTAACTCCGCCTACCTGGCGATCAAACATTTCACGAAAAACCCCCTCTTCATCGAATGCCACCGGCTGAACAATTTTCCAAACCGGTCGCTGGACATCGGGGTGGTGCTGGACCTGATGATCCACGACATCGACATCGTCCTCGGCCTCAACGCCTGCGGGGTGAAAGATTTTCACGCGGTCGGCGTCAACGTGCTGACGAACCAGGAAGACATCGCGAGCGTGCGGATCCTCATGGAAAACGGCTGTGTCTGCAACCTGACCGCCAGCCGCGTCTCGGAAGAAGTCATGAGGAAAATCCGCATATTCCTCCCCGAGGCCTACATCTCCCTTGACTACGTCAAGCAGGAAGCCTTCATCTACAAAAAACACCAGCAGATGATTTTCAAACACGCCCTCCCCATCGAGAAGGAAGAGCCCCTAAAAAAAGAGCTGGAATCCTTTATCGAATGCGTGAGGGACGACAAGCCGCCGGTGGTTTCCGGCGTCGAGGGACGCCAGGCCCTGAAGGTCGCGATCGACATCTGCCAGATGATCATCAACGCGCGGCAGAAGGTCTTTGCCGAAAAATGA
- a CDS encoding BatD family protein, producing the protein MNTEHQNLRRTFRRTVRSLAGIGVATLCLASAALAQDITFKAEVSNFQPEAGETVQLTLTFTGVQAMPPIQLPDIKGVKVRFVGPSTKFVVVNGRYSSTVSYIYHLFPEQAGQYEIPAVTVTVDGKSYSTDPITLNVAPGGAVPPQAAGVGTGMSGKVFLVLSVPKREVYVNEKVPLTIKLYIAQNENVRPVSNIDFKREGFDVDTKLDSRRYGQELGGEAYEVIEFKAYVYPRQTGSLTLGPAELVCQILVDTGQSSSLFDDLPGIFQDDIFKGILSQEWRSVNVKSADLGLRVLPVPEDGKPADFSGAVGRFDFEAAVNPAEVKVGDPLTARFQVSGDGSLKDAVMPQFKDQEHFKVYDPQVREEDGKKVLEQVVIPKDAALQEIPAVSFSYFDVETGQYKTVTRGPFPVKVSPAAAESGAPVVAVPSSEPEGKEVLGRDISFIKERPGRFRPVGHRVYHAWWFYVLTAAGIIGWVAADAAYHFKHRMRTDQAFAQKLTAPRKARNNLARAEGLLRKGVQRDFYDALFKTLQDYLSEKCGVAAGAMTTGAIGRALEDLSVSKSVETKIKNILQDCEMVRYAAVDLDQAKMSSSLAACRDVIDYFERSRR; encoded by the coding sequence ATGAACACAGAGCATCAAAATTTGAGGAGAACGTTCCGACGGACGGTCCGGTCCCTGGCGGGGATCGGGGTGGCAACCCTTTGCCTGGCCTCTGCGGCACTCGCGCAGGACATCACGTTCAAGGCCGAAGTGAGCAACTTTCAGCCGGAAGCCGGCGAGACCGTCCAGCTGACATTGACCTTCACCGGAGTCCAGGCCATGCCGCCGATCCAGCTCCCGGACATCAAGGGCGTGAAGGTCCGGTTCGTCGGGCCCTCGACCAAATTTGTTGTCGTCAACGGCCGGTATTCGAGCACCGTCTCATATATTTATCATCTTTTTCCCGAACAGGCCGGACAGTATGAAATCCCGGCGGTCACGGTCACGGTTGACGGGAAAAGCTACTCGACCGATCCGATCACGCTCAACGTCGCGCCGGGCGGAGCGGTTCCTCCCCAGGCCGCCGGCGTCGGAACGGGCATGAGCGGTAAAGTTTTTCTGGTTTTGAGCGTGCCGAAACGCGAAGTCTATGTGAACGAAAAGGTCCCCCTGACCATCAAGCTTTACATCGCGCAGAATGAGAACGTCCGTCCCGTGTCCAACATCGATTTCAAACGCGAGGGATTCGACGTGGACACCAAGCTGGATTCCCGCCGTTACGGCCAGGAACTGGGGGGAGAGGCCTACGAGGTCATCGAGTTCAAGGCCTACGTGTATCCCCGCCAGACCGGAAGCCTGACGCTGGGTCCGGCCGAACTGGTTTGCCAGATCCTGGTGGACACGGGGCAGAGTTCGTCCCTGTTTGACGATCTTCCGGGCATTTTTCAGGATGATATTTTCAAGGGGATCCTGTCGCAGGAATGGCGCTCGGTCAACGTGAAGTCGGCGGACCTGGGCCTTAGGGTCCTGCCGGTGCCGGAAGACGGCAAGCCTGCGGATTTCTCCGGAGCCGTCGGCCGTTTCGATTTTGAGGCCGCGGTCAACCCGGCGGAGGTGAAAGTCGGCGACCCCCTGACCGCGCGTTTCCAGGTGTCCGGCGACGGGAGTTTGAAGGACGCCGTGATGCCCCAGTTCAAGGACCAGGAACACTTCAAGGTCTATGACCCCCAGGTCCGGGAGGAGGACGGCAAGAAGGTCCTGGAACAGGTCGTGATCCCCAAGGACGCCGCGCTCCAAGAAATCCCGGCGGTCTCCTTTTCATATTTTGACGTGGAGACCGGGCAGTACAAGACCGTCACCCGCGGGCCGTTTCCCGTCAAGGTCAGCCCTGCGGCCGCAGAGTCCGGTGCCCCGGTGGTGGCCGTCCCGTCCTCCGAACCCGAGGGGAAGGAAGTTCTGGGCCGGGACATCAGCTTTATCAAGGAACGGCCCGGGCGTTTTCGCCCGGTCGGCCACCGGGTTTATCACGCCTGGTGGTTTTATGTTCTTACCGCGGCCGGCATCATCGGGTGGGTCGCCGCCGACGCGGCCTACCACTTCAAGCACCGGATGCGGACCGATCAGGCCTTTGCCCAGAAACTCACCGCTCCCCGGAAAGCGCGGAACAATCTGGCCCGCGCCGAAGGCCTGCTGCGCAAGGGGGTCCAGAGGGACTTTTATGACGCGCTTTTCAAGACCCTGCAGGATTATCTTTCGGAGAAATGCGGCGTGGCGGCCGGGGCGATGACGACCGGAGCGATCGGCCGGGCCCTGGAAGATCTGTCGGTCTCCAAGTCGGTGGAAACCAAGATCAAAAACATCCTGCAGGATTGTGAAATGGTCCGCTACGCGGCCGTGGATCTGGACCAGGCGAAAATGTCATCGAGCCTGGCCGCGTGCCGGGATGTCATTGATTATTTTGAGAGGTCTCGCCGATGA
- a CDS encoding VWA domain-containing protein: MIFKDPWITILIPFLLVFIVLFRSGQRIPGIRFPSRDLLGSLGRTWKTRFRGIPLALRLLAVAIAVLALAGPRGVLQETEFKAEGIDIVLLLDASGSMRAQDFQLGGSSRSRLFVAKQVAKEFVEGRKNDQIGLVAFAGVAYTVSPLTTDYGWLKRNLERVEAGLISPDGTAIGSAITSGLARLKNSQAKSKVMILLTDGVNNAGDIPPEEAARAAKAMGIKVYTIGAGSEQSVLTPVRDGFDLTYVFKNVAEIDEATLKGIASATGGKYFRAADTQGLREIYKEIDALEKTKLEIQGYKEYQEMFIWFLLAAVAALAAEFFLSNTLFFRIP, translated from the coding sequence ATGATTTTCAAAGACCCCTGGATAACGATCCTGATCCCGTTTCTGCTGGTGTTCATTGTTCTGTTCCGGTCGGGGCAAAGAATTCCCGGCATCCGTTTCCCGTCAAGGGATCTGCTCGGTTCGCTGGGGCGCACGTGGAAGACGCGATTCCGGGGAATCCCTCTGGCCCTTCGCCTGCTGGCTGTCGCGATCGCGGTGCTCGCCCTGGCCGGGCCCCGCGGCGTTCTGCAGGAAACCGAGTTCAAGGCGGAGGGGATCGACATTGTCCTTCTGCTCGATGCGTCGGGCAGTATGCGGGCGCAGGATTTTCAGCTCGGCGGTTCGTCTCGCAGCCGGCTTTTCGTGGCCAAGCAGGTGGCGAAGGAGTTTGTCGAGGGCCGCAAGAACGACCAGATCGGGCTGGTGGCCTTTGCCGGTGTGGCTTACACCGTCAGTCCCCTGACCACGGATTACGGCTGGCTGAAGAGAAATCTGGAACGCGTGGAGGCCGGCCTGATCTCCCCGGACGGGACCGCGATCGGTTCGGCGATCACCTCGGGGCTGGCCCGGCTCAAGAACAGTCAGGCCAAGAGCAAGGTCATGATCCTGTTGACCGACGGCGTCAATAACGCCGGAGATATTCCTCCAGAAGAGGCGGCCAGGGCGGCCAAGGCCATGGGGATCAAGGTCTATACCATCGGTGCGGGCAGCGAGCAGTCGGTCCTGACCCCGGTCCGGGACGGATTTGATTTGACCTACGTGTTCAAGAACGTTGCGGAAATCGATGAGGCGACCCTCAAGGGGATCGCGTCCGCCACGGGAGGAAAGTATTTTCGGGCGGCGGACACGCAGGGACTCCGGGAAATTTATAAGGAGATCGACGCCCTGGAAAAAACGAAATTGGAGATCCAGGGGTATAAAGAATACCAGGAAATGTTCATCTGGTTCCTGCTGGCGGCTGTCGCGGCCCTGGCCGCGGAATTTTTCTTGTCGAACACACTATTTTTCAGGATCCCTTGA
- a CDS encoding SH3 domain-containing protein, protein MKKIPGIFAVLALLLLSVCGLRGVAAAGPGGKADEALTLFVKAGMAYKDGHYDQAAVYYEEIVRKGLESGPVYYNLANCYFKKGALGKAVLNYERAGKLIPRDQDLKANHEYALSLLDVPSIPATGAEWREKIAGALALLTDEEMILLALAFAFLAAVLHLLSLQRGGGRGLPVLFCCLALLFSAGFAVSAGGGRDNALAVAKTSARFEPREEATVHFEVPEGQRIKVLRAEGAWTKIERADGKAGWVPSPAVEKI, encoded by the coding sequence ATGAAAAAGATCCCTGGAATATTTGCGGTCCTGGCGCTGTTGCTCCTCTCTGTCTGCGGCCTGCGGGGTGTTGCCGCCGCCGGGCCGGGAGGGAAGGCCGATGAGGCATTGACGCTGTTTGTCAAGGCGGGCATGGCCTACAAGGACGGGCATTATGACCAGGCCGCCGTGTATTACGAAGAGATCGTGCGCAAGGGGCTGGAAAGCGGCCCGGTCTATTACAACCTGGCCAACTGTTATTTCAAAAAAGGCGCGCTGGGGAAAGCGGTCTTGAATTACGAACGCGCGGGAAAATTGATCCCCCGGGATCAGGATTTGAAGGCGAATCATGAATACGCGCTGTCCCTGCTGGACGTCCCGTCCATCCCCGCCACCGGCGCGGAATGGCGGGAAAAAATCGCCGGGGCGCTGGCTTTGTTAACCGATGAGGAGATGATTCTTTTGGCCCTGGCCTTCGCGTTTTTGGCGGCGGTTCTCCATCTGCTGTCTCTCCAGAGAGGCGGCGGCCGCGGGCTCCCGGTCCTTTTTTGCTGCCTCGCCCTGCTGTTCAGCGCGGGATTCGCGGTTTCGGCCGGAGGAGGGAGGGACAACGCCCTGGCGGTGGCCAAAACCAGCGCCCGCTTTGAGCCGAGGGAAGAAGCCACTGTGCATTTTGAAGTGCCGGAAGGGCAGAGGATCAAAGTGCTCAGGGCCGAAGGCGCGTGGACAAAGATCGAGCGGGCGGACGGCAAGGCCGGCTGGGTGCCGTCGCCTGCGGTCGAGAAAATTTGA
- a CDS encoding DUF4288 domain-containing protein codes for MKWFAVKTLYRSTVETRPEKPDLFYDPDATLVEERVLLIKAKSRGEALDKAGREAGDYVQKTKCFNPYNQEILTRLLPFMDVYELSGNPGDKMEIFATTRLMSCRIPDRKVAQVLIGPKAHDKMDSKRKKFMNRDYQPQDGDA; via the coding sequence ATGAAATGGTTCGCCGTGAAGACCCTGTACCGCTCGACGGTCGAGACCCGGCCTGAAAAGCCGGACCTGTTTTACGATCCTGACGCGACCCTGGTGGAGGAGAGGGTCCTGTTGATCAAGGCCAAAAGCCGGGGGGAGGCCCTGGACAAGGCCGGGCGCGAGGCCGGGGACTATGTCCAAAAGACAAAATGTTTTAATCCGTATAACCAAGAGATCCTGACGCGGCTTTTGCCGTTCATGGACGTTTATGAGCTCTCCGGAAATCCCGGCGATAAAATGGAGATCTTCGCGACCACGCGCCTGATGAGCTGCCGGATCCCCGACCGCAAGGTCGCCCAGGTCTTGATCGGCCCCAAGGCGCATGATAAGATGGACAGCAAAAGAAAAAAATTCATGAACCGCGACTATCAGCCCCAAGACGGTGACGCATGA